Proteins from a single region of Gorilla gorilla gorilla isolate KB3781 chromosome 16, NHGRI_mGorGor1-v2.1_pri, whole genome shotgun sequence:
- the LOC101138059 gene encoding golgin subfamily A member 6-like protein 25 encodes MSLIPGEARDLISHLHDSWTFAGELEQALSAVATQKKKADRYTEELTKERNALSLELYRNTITDEELKEKNAKLQEKLQLVESEKSEIQLNVKELKRKLERAKLLLPQQLQVEADHVGKELQSVSAKLQAQVEENKLWNRLNQQQEEMWRQEKIQEREEKMQEREEKIQEREEKMQEREEKMQEREEKIQEREEKIQEREEKIQEREEKMREREEKIREREEKIREREEKIREREEKIREREEKMQEREEKMQEREEKMQEQEEKIREREEKIREREEKMQEREKMQEREEKMQEREEKMQEREEKIREQEEKIRRKEEMMWEKEEKMRRQEEMIWEKEEKIRELEEKMHEQEKIREQEEKRQEQENIREQEKRQEQEAKMRRQEEKMWEKQEKIRELEEKMHEQKKIREQEEKRQEQEEMWRQEEKIREQEEIWRQKEKMHEQEEKIRKQEEKVWRKEEKIREQEEKVWRQEEKIREEEEERQEQEDKMWKQEEKMQVQEEKMQRQEEKIREQEEKIREQEEMMEEQEEKMGEQEEKMYKQEEKMQEQEEKMREQEVRLRQQEEKMQEQEVRLQELEERLGKLRQKAELLRGSRQRCVQTLEIIQNKLTTT; translated from the exons ATGTCTCTCATTCCAGGAGAGGCCAGGGATCTGATCAGCCACCTGCATGATTCATGGACGTTTGCAGGAGAGTTAGAGCAGGCTCTCTCTGCTGTCGCTACACAGAAGAAGAAGGCGGATAGG TACACTGAGGAGTTAACAAAGGAGAGGAACGCCCTGAGTCTGGAACTGTACAGGAACAC CATAACTGATGAGGAGCTGAAGGAGAAAAATGCCAAACTACAAGAAAAACTTCaacttgtagaatctgaaaagtcTGAGATCCAGCTCAACGTAAAGGAGCTAAAAAGGAAACTGGAGAGGGCCAAGCTCCTGCTGCCACAG cagctgcaggtgGAGGCTGACCACGTGGGTAAGGAGCTGCAGAGTGTGTCAGCAAAGCTCCAAGCCCAGGTGGAAGAGAACAAGTTGTGGAACCGCCTGAACCAGCAACAGGAGGAGATGTGGAGGCAGGAGAAGATACAGGAGCGGGAGGAGAAGATGCAGGAGCGGGAGGAGAAGATACAGGAGCGGGAGGAGAAGATGCAGGAGCGGGAGGAGAAGATGCAGGAGCGGGAGGAGAAGATACAGGAGCGGGAGGAGAAGATACAGGAGCGGGAGGAGAAGATACAGGAGCGGGAGGAGAAGATGCGGGAGCGGGAGGAGAAGATACGGGAGCGGGAGGAGAAGATACGGGAGCGGGAGGAGAAGATACGGGAGCGGGAGGAGAAGATACGGGAGCGGGAGGAGAAGATGCAGGAGCGGGAGGAGAAGATGCAGGAGCGGGAGGAGAAGatgcaggagcaggaggagaagatACGGGAGCGGGAGGAGAAGATACGGGAGCGGGAGGAGAAGATGCAGGAGCGGGAGAAGATGCAGGAGCGGGAGGAGAAGATGCAGGAGCGGGAGGAGAAGATGCAGGAGCGGGAGGAGAAGATAcgggagcaggaggagaagatacggaggaaggaggagatgatgtgggagaaggaggagaagatgcggaggcaggaggagatgatttgggagaaggaggagaagatacGGGAGCTGGAAGAGAAGATGCACGAGCAGGAGAAGATACGGGAGCAAGAAGAGAAGAGGCAGGAGCAGGAGAACATACGCGAGCAGGAGaagaggcaggagcaggaggcGAAGAtgcggaggcaggaggagaagatGTGGGAGAAGCAGGAGAAGATACGGGAGCTGGAGGAGAAGATGCACGAGCAGAAGAAGATACGGGAgcaagaagagaagagacaggagcaggaggagatgtggaggcaggaggagaagatAAGGGAGCAGGAGGAGATATGGAGGCAAAAGGAGAAGATGCACGAGCAGGAGGAGAAGATACGGAAGCAGGAGGAGAAGgtgtggaggaaggaggagaagataagggagcaggaggagaaggtgtggaggcaggaggagaagatacgggaggaggaggaggagaggcaggagcaggaggataAGATGTGGAAGCAGGAGGAGAAGATGCAAGTACAGGAGGAGAAgatgcagaggcaggaggagaagataagggagcaggaggagaagatACGAGAGCAGGAGGAGATGATGGAGGAACAGGAAGAGAAGAtgggggagcaggaggagaagatgTATAAGCAGGAAGAGAAGATGCAGGAACAGGAGGAGAAGATGCGGGAGCAGGAAGTGAGGCTGCGGCAGCAGGAGGAGAAGATGCAGGAACAGGAGGTGAGGCTGCAGGAGCTGGAGGAGaggctggggaagctgaggcagaaggccgAGCTCTTGAGGGGGAGCAGGCAGAGGTG